A genome region from Chryseobacterium sp. G0186 includes the following:
- the cysS gene encoding cysteine--tRNA ligase produces MQLKIYNSLTAEKEIFKPILDGNVGMYVCGPTVYSNVHLGNVRTFLSFDFIYRSLMHLGYKVRYVRNITDAGHLTDDGNVDNDRFVKQTRLEKLEPMEIVQKYTVDFHKVLEMFNLLPPNIEPTATGHIVEQIELTQKLIERGFAYESNGSVYFDVLEYNKRGLNYGELSKRNIEELFANTRDLDGQGEKKNPQDFALWKKASPAHIMRWNSPWGEGFPGWHLECTAMSTKYLGETFDIHGGGMDLKFPHHECEIAQGKACNDAAPVNYWMHANMLTMNSQRMSKSTGNYILPMQLVTGDNDFFEKPFHPTIVRFCFLQAHYRSVLDISNDAMMASEKGFVRLMEAVKVLNAITPNDEKQSGFSLAEWKNKCYEALTDDFNSPILIAHLFEAVKYIFALNDDKETVSTQDLEDLKTTLNAFIFDVLGLQAVEENNNEKLDQTLKVLIELRNQARKSKNFELSDQIRDKLLAEGIELKDGRDGTSYVLN; encoded by the coding sequence ATGCAATTAAAAATCTATAACTCGCTTACAGCGGAAAAAGAAATATTTAAACCTATTTTAGACGGAAATGTTGGGATGTATGTCTGCGGACCTACAGTATACAGCAATGTACACTTGGGAAATGTAAGAACTTTCCTTTCTTTTGATTTTATTTATCGTAGCCTGATGCACTTAGGATACAAGGTAAGATATGTACGAAATATTACTGATGCAGGACACCTTACCGATGATGGGAATGTAGATAACGACAGATTCGTAAAACAAACCCGACTTGAAAAATTGGAACCCATGGAAATCGTACAAAAGTATACTGTTGATTTTCATAAAGTTCTGGAGATGTTTAATTTGCTTCCTCCAAATATTGAACCTACTGCAACAGGACATATCGTAGAGCAGATCGAGCTGACACAAAAATTAATTGAAAGAGGCTTTGCTTATGAAAGCAATGGTTCAGTATACTTTGATGTATTAGAATATAATAAAAGAGGGTTGAACTACGGTGAACTTTCAAAACGTAATATAGAAGAGCTTTTTGCCAATACCCGTGATCTTGACGGGCAGGGTGAAAAGAAAAACCCTCAGGACTTTGCCCTTTGGAAAAAAGCTTCTCCGGCGCACATTATGAGATGGAATTCTCCTTGGGGAGAAGGGTTTCCAGGATGGCACCTTGAATGTACAGCAATGAGTACTAAATATTTAGGTGAAACATTTGATATTCATGGAGGCGGAATGGATTTAAAATTCCCACACCATGAATGTGAGATTGCACAAGGGAAAGCTTGCAATGATGCAGCACCGGTAAATTACTGGATGCATGCCAATATGCTGACAATGAATTCTCAACGTATGAGTAAATCTACAGGGAATTATATTCTTCCGATGCAGTTGGTTACGGGAGATAATGATTTCTTTGAAAAACCTTTCCATCCGACAATTGTACGTTTCTGTTTCCTGCAGGCGCATTATAGAAGTGTATTGGATATTTCCAATGATGCTATGATGGCCAGTGAAAAAGGATTCGTTAGATTGATGGAGGCTGTGAAAGTATTAAATGCAATTACTCCTAATGATGAAAAGCAATCAGGATTCAGTCTTGCAGAGTGGAAGAATAAATGTTATGAAGCTTTAACTGATGATTTCAACTCTCCAATCTTGATTGCCCATTTATTTGAAGCAGTAAAATATATTTTTGCTTTAAATGATGATAAAGAAACAGTCTCAACCCAAGATCTTGAAGATTTAAAGACAACACTGAACGCATTTATCTTTGATGTTTTAGGATTGCAGGCTGTAGAAGAAAATAACAATGAAAAACTTGATCAGACTCTAAAGGTTTTGATCGAATTGAGAAATCAGGCAAGAAAATCCAAGAACTTTGAACTTTCAGATCAGATCAGAGATAAGTTGCTGGCTGAGGGTATCGAATTAAAAGACGGAAGAGACGGAACATCGTATGTTCTGAACTAA
- a CDS encoding DinB family protein, with protein MNYQILKNIVDAEFQRFQTISEEEWAYKATPEKWSKKEIIGHLCDSAFTNIRRFVVTQYKENENIVYDQNAWVKAQNYQNVPTSELINLWKSLNYQIVHVVENIPDEALQKTCDTTKTVAQVFALEFIIKDYVDHLQHHLETI; from the coding sequence ATGAACTACCAGATCCTTAAGAATATTGTAGATGCCGAGTTTCAGAGATTTCAAACAATTTCTGAAGAAGAATGGGCATATAAAGCAACACCGGAGAAATGGTCTAAAAAAGAAATTATCGGCCATCTTTGTGACAGTGCTTTTACAAATATCCGTAGATTTGTAGTAACTCAATATAAAGAGAACGAGAATATTGTATATGATCAGAATGCTTGGGTAAAGGCGCAGAACTATCAAAATGTTCCCACTTCAGAGCTGATTAACCTATGGAAATCTTTGAATTATCAGATTGTTCATGTAGTAGAAAATATTCCTGATGAAGCTTTACAAAAGACTTGTGATACAACGAAAACAGTAGCTCAGGTTTTTGCACTGGAATTCATCATTAAGGATTATGTAGATCATTTGCAGCATCATTTAGAAACTATTTAA